Proteins from a genomic interval of Xanthomonas sp. AM6:
- a CDS encoding isoprenylcysteine carboxylmethyltransferase family protein: MHLTLRHPDLLFMLLGACWGLYEIVLSHRRRAADGGARDQGTLKMLWRVLYAALAVAVLLSVLGLWRYAPALQEPARWTGCALLATGLALRRWAIRVLARWFTVDVTIQEGHRLIRRGPYRYLRHPSYTGVLLSFYGLAIGLGDVLSLLAIVLPVTWAFLRRIRVEEAMLTNAFPEEYPDYAAHSWRLLPFVW, encoded by the coding sequence ATGCACCTGACCCTGCGACATCCCGACCTGCTGTTCATGCTGCTGGGTGCGTGCTGGGGCTTGTACGAGATCGTGCTCAGCCACCGCCGGCGCGCGGCCGACGGCGGCGCGCGCGACCAGGGCACGCTGAAGATGCTGTGGCGGGTGCTGTACGCGGCGCTGGCGGTCGCGGTGCTGCTGTCCGTCCTCGGCCTGTGGCGCTATGCGCCTGCGCTGCAGGAACCGGCGCGCTGGACGGGTTGCGCGTTGCTGGCGACCGGGCTGGCGCTGCGGCGGTGGGCGATCCGGGTGCTGGCGCGCTGGTTCACCGTGGACGTGACCATCCAGGAAGGCCACCGGCTGATCCGCCGCGGTCCGTACCGCTACCTGCGCCACCCCTCCTACACCGGCGTGCTGCTCTCGTTCTACGGACTGGCGATCGGGCTGGGCGACGTGCTGTCGCTGCTGGCGATCGTGCTGCCGGTGACCTGGGCGTTCCTGCGCCGCATCCGGGTCGAGGAGGCCATGCTGACCAACGCCTTCCCCGAGGAGTACCCCGACTACGCCGCGCACAGCTGGCGGCTGCTGCCGTTCGTCTGGTGA
- a CDS encoding histidine kinase: MNRVLHDLIEPKRLAGLVTVATVLWSFHLQPQAPAAWRWSAAGLFVLLLLGHRFLPAPRLRDAALWLQAAVALALVWLEPDVGTAPVLLVVVLAQVALLWEPRRVLALAVLANLGTFLALSPLGFKRALLTTLIYAGFHAFAALTAHYARTTEIAREALARVNADLLATRALLADSARDAERLRLARELHDVAGHTLTALRINLRLLLADPQLARREELGVAERLSGELLADIRNVVQSLRDDRGLDLETALRALAAPFPRPQLRLQIAPDVRITDPQLAETLLRLVQEALTNAARHADAGEVCVRLHHEDGQLRMDIEDDGRRAERIREGNGIAGMRERLAALRGGLELGRTPLGGMQLTARLPL; this comes from the coding sequence ATGAACCGCGTCCTGCACGATCTGATCGAACCCAAGCGCCTGGCCGGGCTGGTCACCGTGGCCACCGTGCTGTGGTCGTTCCATCTGCAGCCGCAGGCGCCCGCCGCCTGGCGCTGGAGCGCGGCCGGCCTGTTCGTGCTGCTGTTGCTGGGGCACCGGTTCCTGCCCGCGCCGCGCCTGCGCGATGCCGCGCTGTGGCTGCAAGCGGCCGTGGCGCTGGCGCTGGTGTGGCTGGAACCGGACGTCGGCACCGCGCCGGTGCTGCTGGTGGTGGTGCTGGCGCAGGTGGCCTTGCTGTGGGAGCCGCGCCGGGTGCTGGCGCTGGCGGTGCTGGCCAACCTGGGCACGTTCCTGGCGCTGTCCCCGCTCGGGTTCAAGCGCGCGCTGCTGACCACCCTGATCTACGCCGGCTTCCACGCCTTCGCCGCGCTGACCGCGCACTACGCGCGCACCACCGAGATCGCCCGCGAAGCGCTGGCCCGGGTCAACGCCGACCTGCTCGCCACCCGCGCGCTGCTGGCCGACAGCGCGCGCGACGCCGAACGCCTGCGCCTGGCGCGCGAGCTGCACGACGTGGCCGGGCACACCCTGACCGCGCTGCGGATCAACCTGCGCCTGCTGCTGGCCGATCCGCAACTGGCCCGGCGCGAGGAACTCGGCGTGGCCGAACGCCTGTCCGGCGAGCTGCTGGCCGACATCCGCAACGTGGTGCAGTCGCTGCGCGACGACCGCGGCCTGGACCTGGAAACCGCGCTGCGCGCGCTGGCCGCGCCGTTCCCGCGGCCGCAGCTGCGGCTGCAGATCGCGCCGGACGTGCGCATCACCGATCCGCAACTGGCCGAGACCCTGCTGCGGCTGGTGCAGGAAGCGCTGACCAACGCCGCGCGGCATGCCGACGCCGGCGAGGTGTGCGTGCGCCTGCATCACGAGGATGGGCAATTGCGCATGGACATCGAGGACGACGGCCGCCGCGCCGAACGCATCCGCGAAGGCAACGGCATCGCCGGCATGCGCGAGCGCCTGGCCGCGCTGCGCGGCGGCCTGGAGCTGGGGCGCACGCCGCTGGGCGGCATGCAGCTGACCGCGAGGCTGCCGTTGTGA
- a CDS encoding response regulator transcription factor, which produces MSALRIALADDQILVRAGLRALLQTQDIAVACEADDGQALLDALAATPVDVVLSDIRMPGMDGIQALQQLRARGDRTPVLLLTTFDDADLLLRATDAGAQGFLLKDAAPEDLREAIVRVAAGETLLQPVSTDPVRARYRYRDEDAPRDTFNEREVAILRLLAGGYSNKEIARSLFLAEGTVKNYVSTILDKLGTRDRTRAVLKAITLRII; this is translated from the coding sequence GTGAGCGCCTTGCGCATCGCCCTGGCCGACGACCAGATCCTGGTGCGCGCCGGCCTGCGCGCGCTGCTGCAGACCCAGGACATCGCCGTGGCCTGCGAGGCCGACGACGGCCAGGCGCTGCTGGACGCGCTGGCGGCCACGCCGGTGGATGTGGTGCTCAGCGACATCCGCATGCCCGGCATGGACGGCATCCAGGCGCTGCAACAGCTGCGCGCGCGCGGCGACCGCACCCCCGTGCTGCTGCTGACCACCTTCGACGATGCCGACCTGCTGCTGCGCGCCACCGACGCCGGCGCGCAGGGCTTCCTGCTCAAGGACGCCGCGCCGGAGGACCTGCGCGAGGCGATCGTGCGCGTGGCCGCCGGCGAGACCCTGCTGCAGCCGGTCAGCACCGACCCGGTCCGCGCGCGCTACCGCTACCGCGACGAGGATGCGCCGCGCGACACCTTCAACGAACGCGAAGTGGCGATCCTGCGCCTGCTCGCCGGCGGCTACTCGAACAAGGAAATCGCGCGCAGCCTGTTCCTGGCCGAGGGCACGGTGAAGAACTACGTCTCCACCATCCTGGACAAGCTCGGCACCCGCGACCGCACCCGCGCGGTGCTCAAGGCGATCACGCTGCGGATCATCTGA
- the fabV gene encoding enoyl-ACP reductase FabV, translating to MIIHPKVRGFICTTTHPLGCERNVLEQIEATRARGVRRDGPKKVLVIGASSGYGLASRITAAFGFGADTLGVFFEKPGSDKKAGTAGWYNSAAFDKFAKAQGLYSKSINGDAFSDEARAKVIELIKTEMGGQVDLVVYSLASPVRKLPGSGEVKRSALKPIGQTYTATAIDTNKDAIIEASIEPATEQEIEDTVTVMGGQDWELWIDALEGAGVLAPGARTVAFSYIGTEITWPIYWHGALGKAKVDLDQTAQRLHARLQRSGGSANVAVLKSVVTQASAAIPVMPLYISMVYKIMKEKGLHEGTIDQLDRLFRERLYREDGQPAATDEQNRLRLDDWELRDDVQDACKALWPQVTTENLFQLTDYAGYKHEFLKLFGFERQDVDYDADVNPDVKFDCIEL from the coding sequence TTGATCATCCACCCGAAAGTTCGCGGTTTCATCTGCACCACCACGCATCCGCTCGGTTGCGAGCGCAACGTGCTCGAGCAGATCGAGGCCACGCGCGCGCGCGGCGTGCGCCGCGACGGCCCGAAGAAAGTGCTGGTGATCGGCGCCTCCAGCGGCTACGGCCTGGCCTCGCGCATCACCGCCGCGTTCGGCTTCGGCGCCGACACGCTCGGCGTGTTCTTCGAAAAGCCCGGCAGCGACAAGAAGGCCGGCACCGCCGGCTGGTACAACTCCGCCGCGTTCGACAAGTTCGCCAAGGCGCAGGGCCTGTACAGCAAGTCGATCAACGGCGATGCGTTCTCCGACGAGGCGCGCGCCAAGGTGATCGAGCTGATCAAGACCGAGATGGGCGGCCAGGTCGACCTGGTGGTGTATTCGCTGGCCTCGCCGGTGCGCAAGCTGCCCGGCAGCGGCGAAGTGAAGCGCTCGGCGCTCAAGCCGATCGGCCAGACCTACACCGCCACCGCAATCGACACCAACAAGGACGCGATCATCGAGGCCTCGATCGAGCCGGCCACCGAGCAGGAGATCGAGGACACCGTCACCGTGATGGGCGGCCAGGACTGGGAACTGTGGATCGACGCGCTGGAAGGCGCCGGCGTGCTCGCGCCGGGTGCGCGCACCGTGGCCTTCAGCTACATCGGCACCGAGATCACCTGGCCGATCTACTGGCACGGCGCGCTGGGCAAGGCCAAGGTGGACCTGGACCAGACCGCGCAGCGCCTGCACGCGCGCCTGCAGCGCAGCGGCGGCAGCGCCAACGTGGCGGTGCTCAAGTCGGTGGTGACCCAGGCCAGCGCGGCGATCCCGGTGATGCCGCTGTACATCTCCATGGTCTACAAGATCATGAAGGAGAAGGGCCTGCACGAAGGCACCATCGACCAGCTCGACCGCCTGTTCCGCGAGCGCCTGTACCGCGAAGACGGCCAGCCGGCGGCCACCGACGAGCAGAACCGGCTGCGCCTGGACGACTGGGAACTGCGCGACGACGTGCAGGACGCCTGCAAGGCGCTGTGGCCGCAGGTCACCACCGAGAACCTGTTCCAGCTCACCGACTACGCCGGCTACAAGCACGAGTTCCTCAAGCTGTTCGGCTTCGAGCGCCAGGACGTGGACTACGACGCCGACGTGAATCCGGACGTGAAGTTCGATTGCATCGAGCTGTAG